GAAAATCCAGATATTGTAAAAAAAGCTGTTCAGAATAAGAACAGCGATGTTGATATTGATAAATTGCTTGAGGTTGATGAAAAGCGTCGAAAATTTATTGGGCAAGTAGATGATTTTCGCGCCAAGCAAAATCTTGTTTCAGATCAAATCGCTCAAGAAAAAGATGAAAATATCCGCTCGGAAAAAATAGAAGAGATGCAGCATTTAAAGCGCGATTTACACGACGTAGAGGGGCATTTAGCAGAAATTGAACTGGAGTTTAAAAGCATGATGATGGAAGTGCCAAACATTCCTTTTGATGATGTGCCAGTCGGGCGCGACGAGAGCTTTAATGAAGTATTGCGCGAAGTAGGAGATAGACCTAAATTTTCTTTTGAACCCAAAGATTACATGACCCTGGCGCAAACGCATGACTGGATAGATGTGGAGCGCGCTTCAAAAATAGCTGGCACAAGGTTCTCGTATCTTCGCCGCGACTTACCATTACTTGAGTTTGCCATAGTCACTTACACCATGAATAAGCTTGCAGAGCACGGATTTATTCCATGCCTGCCGCCGGTGTTTATTAAGCCGGAGTACATGGACGCGATGGGTTTTTTGCACGGCGCGACTAAAGATGATGTATATTTCTTGGAGCAAGATCAAATGTATTTAGTGGGTACGTCTGAGCAATCAATCGGGCCAATGCACGCGGGCGAAACATTGCCGCGTGAATATTTGCCGCTTCGCTATGCCGGATTTTCCACTTGTTTCCGCAGAGAAGCGGGATCGTATGGTAAAGACACCAAGGGCATCTTGCGCGTACACCAATTCGATAAAGTAGAAATGATCAGTTTTTCCGCGCCGGAAAAATCACGCGAGGAGCATAAGTTTCTTTTGAGTTTGAATGAAGCAATGATGCAAGAGCTTGGATTGCCATATCGCGTAATTCATATCTGTACCGGCGACCTAGGCCTTTCTAAAGCTGAACAGTTTGATATTGAAACATGGATTCCAAGCGAGGGCAGATACCGCGAAACACATTCGGCAAGCAACACAACTGATTTTCAGGCGCGCCGCCTCGGCATAAAAACAAAAAACGAAGAAGGGGATACGGTGCTCGTGCACATGCTTAATGACACGGCATTTGCCATCGGCCGCATTCTTATTGCTATTATAGAAAACTTTCAACAGGAAGACGGGAGTGTGCGCATTCCCGATGCTTTGGTGCCTTATTTTGGGGCGGAGGTGATGCCGAAGAGTAAATAGTAAGGTAAATATCGTTCGTGTTTGTCATCTCGAACGCCCTGCAGCAGCGGGGCGGAGAGATCTCTCGTCGTTGCTACGACTTCGAGATGACAAACTATTTTTGAGACGTTATTTCGACTCACAATTTGACTTTTTTCATGCACCTAACGTTTTTCCAGCGTAAAAAGCGCAACCATTTTATTGGCGAAGAAAAAGAGAAAGGGTTTAAATCGCACACCTTTTCCATTTTGCCAAAGCCCTCATTTTCCCATGCCGTTGGTATGGGCGTCTTTTTATTGCTTACCATTGGTGGATTCGCAATCTATGCGCTATTTTTTTCCAAATGGGCGCGCATTACAACAATCAGTGTTAACGGCTCGCAATTTGTCGAAAGCGAGCAGGTTTTGCAAATAGCGCAAAATGCGGCGAATGGTAAAAAGTTTTTAGTATTGCCGCTTAATTCGTACGCGATGTTTCCTGCAGCATCGATAATTCAGGCCGAGGAAAAAGCATTTCCGCGACTTGCTTCAGTTTCGGTATCGCGATCATTTCCACATATCGCTACAATTACAGTTAAGGAGCGGCAAATCGCGGGAATATGGTGCGTCGACCAGCAAGTCGGCTGCGCGTTTATAGACTCCGAGGGAGTTATTTTTGAATCCGCGCCATCGTCAACGCAAGGCATGCTTTTCTTTTTAGTTGAAGACGGCCGAGCGGCAACGGTGCCAGATTTAGGAACACAGGTGCTGGACGCAAAAATGTATGTTTTTTTGCAGGATTTGAGAGGGAGCTTAAGCCAAGCAAAAATTATACCCGCGCGTATCAGAATAAAAAGCAACGAGGAAGTTGATATTACGTTCAATGGCTCTTCGCAAAGCACGTGGGACGCGTATTTTTCCACACAGGAAAGTCCGCAGTACCAGGCGCGGGTATTAGCGCGCATTTTGTCGGAAGAGGTCGGCGATAAACAGATTCCGCTACTCTCATATATTGATATGCGCGTGAAGAATAAAGTATTTTATAAATTCAAAGACCAAGAGCCGGTAGCGCCAGTCACTCAACCCTAGCAAAAAGCCCCGCTTGGCGGGGCTTTTTGCACTATTCGATGTGATAAACAAATATAGAATATCCAATTACTGTTACTGGCTTATATGCATCGAGCCATTTGTAGAATGTTGTAGATTCTTTCCAGCCCTTGGCTGGTACGGCCCTGCCTTGCTGAAGGAATGTGGCGGATACTGCTATCCAACCTTTCTGCGGACCAAGACTGGCGTTCATTTGCTCGTAATGATTGCCCAAGTAGTAAGTTGGGCTGCTGCCGCCAAAATAATCAACCTTTATTTTATTGATATTATTTTGTTCTACGAATTCAGCTAGTCGTTTGAGGTTTTGTCCCCAATCAAGGTTTGAATCAGTTACATATTTATAGCCATTCGCGGGCCCGCCGGCAATTTCATTAAAATATGCAAGGTAATGTGGCGCGACGGCAATGCTCGTCATTCCATACCAGAAAAGCAATACAGCAATTAAGAACACGCGGAACCATTTTTTAATATACGCGGCAACTGTTTGTGCCACAGCGGCAAGAGGATGAGTTGGCACGATCGTTATTGGCTCGTGAATCCAACGATGAATCTGTCCTGCCACAAGAATTATAATGAATGGAAATGTTGGAATGATGTGACGGACGCCGATGTTGAGGTTGCCTGTCATACTGGTCATCCAGTAAAGCAAGATGAACAACACCATAATGAACTCGGTGAAGTTATTATACATGAACTCTTTAAGCATTGTCCAACAGCCATGGATTCTCCCCTCTAAAGCATACGCGCGATTGAGAATAGTAGAATTGCGCCAAAGAGATTTAATGAAAAGAAGAACAGAAAATCCGAGTAGGATAAGAAATGCCGTAGGAATCTTAAGGAGGTAAACGACAGGGAAGTAATACCACCATGCAACATTGGCAACTTGGCCCAGGAAATACGTGGTGTTGCCGCCGCCAACGCGAAGCACTACCATTGCTAGCCCGAGAAGATACTGAGAATAAGCGCGCAGTACTGGCTTGTCGGCCATCCATACGAGCGCGTGGTTTATGTTTTGCAAGCGCGGCCCATCAAGGATTGTATTGATGTCCTGTATTTGTTTTTCCACGGGATAATTCAGTACATGGAATTGGTATACCGGATAGAGAAAAATATACGACATCACGACAATTCCGGTGAACACGGCGGCATAGCGGAGTAAGCGTTTTATTATCTGTAATGAGATAATCTCCAGGGGTGGGTCTTTGAAAATAACCCACAAAATTGTTGCGGCTATGAAGAGCGGCCACAGCAGAATGAGTGAGAATTTTGTTAGCTGTGCAATGGCAATTACAAACGAGGCAAGGAAAAAGTTTTTCCAAGTTTGGCGTTCAAGAAAATGAAGATATGCCCACGTGCCGGCAAAAAATGCTGCCGCGGCCGGAACGTCGGTTGTAACTAGACGGCCATGCGCGATGAGTTCTGGTGAAAACGCGTAAATAAATAACGTAAATAGCGCGGTTTTTTCTCCAAATAATTTTTTAGTCCAAAGAAATATGCCGATACCAAGCAAAAGCATTACAAGGATTGGCCCCATGCGTCCCCACCAAATAATCTGGTCGGGGTTATTACCAGATTCAAAAAGGAATTGTGGAGCTAAACTCCACTGGTCGTTGACATTTGTCGTCCAGCTTGGGCTTTGGTCAGGAAAATTTAAATTTAGGAAAAGAAGCGGAAGAGCGGCGATGTCTTTAATGAGTGGCGGATGCTCGGGATTGATGCGGTAGTCATGACGCGTGAGGTAACTGTACCCCGCGGTAATGTGGGGCGCTTCGTCGGTGGTGATGGAATCGCCATAACTTGCAAAAAGCGCTGCCGCAGCCATAACTGTAAGAAGGAATATTGCTATCCAATTCGAACGAGAAAAAAAGTTTGTCATGTAGTACATGATACCATATTAGCGTATTGTATAGAATCTGTCGCAATTTCAAAAGGACGGACCGACCCTCCTGCAGGAGGGTCGGTCCGTCCGGAAGGGTAGCATGTATCTGGGAGGGGGTGTGTTGCACGAATACAGAATATGTAGTATAGTGATTAATAGAAAAAATAGGGAGGCAATGTGACTAATATACTTGCAAGTGCAAGCGCTGATGCTATGGTCACAATGAGCCGTAAATTTCCCGAGGCATACGAAGGCTCGATCTGTCCGTCAGACATTGATGCGCGAGTATGCGCGCGAGTTAATTTTTTCAATACATTTGGGCATTATGAAACAGAATCTTCCGCATGGTGGGTTGTGTGGTTTTGCCAGAATCAAGGAAGCTGGGAACCGTTCTCATTTAAGCAAATCGATTCATTCTATCGTGCTAACAGAGGACTCGGTCATTTTACTCTCAACAGATTAGTTCCTGATGAATTCATCATTTTGATGGACGACGGGAAATATCGCGTCACCGAGGGATTCATTTCGGCATGCCATCGCGCATCGCCGGTATAAGCTGCAAAGCCCCGCTAAGCGGGGCTTATTCTTTTCACTGAATTCCATCAAACTCTGCGCGGCGGCAGATATGCACAGGCGCAATAATATCAAATTAGTTTCGCTCGAGATATAATATAATATGTAGATGTTTTATATTCAAGGCTCAATGAAGGGCACGTTTTATGTAACAGCGCCGTTTTATAGGCCAAATACGTAAGCCATATGATTGGCTTTATGCTCCAATACTTTCGTCAATTCATCCGACATACAGAATTTTTTCTTCCCTCGATTCTTCTAGCAATAACTGCGGCAGGATTTTTTTTGCAGCTATCGCAATTATTACTAGCAGCTTTGGTTATTGGGCTCGCTAAGCTTGTTCTAGAATCGTTCTATAAAATTCGCGAAGGCCATTTTGCGCTCGATTATGTAGCGCTGCTTGCGATGGCAACTTCACTTGCGCTATCGGAATTTTTGGCGGGCGCCATCATCGGCTTTATGTATGCTTTCGGCTCGGCTTTAGAAGATTATGGCTACGCTCAGGCGCAGAAAACATTAAAGGCATTGATTGATCAGATTCCTAAAACCTGTTTAATTAAGGGCGCAGACGAAAAAGTTGCTCCAAAGAATATTCAAGATGTGAATGATGGCGAGATTATTCTTGTGCGGAAAAATGAGCTTATCCCGCTGGACGGTTTTTTGGTTTCACATGAAGCAGTAATTAATGAAGCTAATCTTACGGGCGAGATAGAGCCGAAAGCGTATGGGAAAAATGATTTTTTAAAAAGCGGTTTTATTAATGTTGGCAATACTTTGGAAATGAAGGTGGTGG
The genomic region above belongs to Candidatus Spechtbacteria bacterium and contains:
- the serS gene encoding serine--tRNA ligase; this encodes MLDIRFIRENPDIVKKAVQNKNSDVDIDKLLEVDEKRRKFIGQVDDFRAKQNLVSDQIAQEKDENIRSEKIEEMQHLKRDLHDVEGHLAEIELEFKSMMMEVPNIPFDDVPVGRDESFNEVLREVGDRPKFSFEPKDYMTLAQTHDWIDVERASKIAGTRFSYLRRDLPLLEFAIVTYTMNKLAEHGFIPCLPPVFIKPEYMDAMGFLHGATKDDVYFLEQDQMYLVGTSEQSIGPMHAGETLPREYLPLRYAGFSTCFRREAGSYGKDTKGILRVHQFDKVEMISFSAPEKSREEHKFLLSLNEAMMQELGLPYRVIHICTGDLGLSKAEQFDIETWIPSEGRYRETHSASNTTDFQARRLGIKTKNEEGDTVLVHMLNDTAFAIGRILIAIIENFQQEDGSVRIPDALVPYFGAEVMPKSK
- a CDS encoding FtsQ-type POTRA domain-containing protein produces the protein MHLTFFQRKKRNHFIGEEKEKGFKSHTFSILPKPSFSHAVGMGVFLLLTIGGFAIYALFFSKWARITTISVNGSQFVESEQVLQIAQNAANGKKFLVLPLNSYAMFPAASIIQAEEKAFPRLASVSVSRSFPHIATITVKERQIAGIWCVDQQVGCAFIDSEGVIFESAPSSTQGMLFFLVEDGRAATVPDLGTQVLDAKMYVFLQDLRGSLSQAKIIPARIRIKSNEEVDITFNGSSQSTWDAYFSTQESPQYQARVLARILSEEVGDKQIPLLSYIDMRVKNKVFYKFKDQEPVAPVTQP
- a CDS encoding glycosyltransferase family 39 protein, with product MAAAALFASYGDSITTDEAPHITAGYSYLTRHDYRINPEHPPLIKDIAALPLLFLNLNFPDQSPSWTTNVNDQWSLAPQFLFESGNNPDQIIWWGRMGPILVMLLLGIGIFLWTKKLFGEKTALFTLFIYAFSPELIAHGRLVTTDVPAAAAFFAGTWAYLHFLERQTWKNFFLASFVIAIAQLTKFSLILLWPLFIAATILWVIFKDPPLEIISLQIIKRLLRYAAVFTGIVVMSYIFLYPVYQFHVLNYPVEKQIQDINTILDGPRLQNINHALVWMADKPVLRAYSQYLLGLAMVVLRVGGGNTTYFLGQVANVAWWYYFPVVYLLKIPTAFLILLGFSVLLFIKSLWRNSTILNRAYALEGRIHGCWTMLKEFMYNNFTEFIMVLFILLYWMTSMTGNLNIGVRHIIPTFPFIIILVAGQIHRWIHEPITIVPTHPLAAVAQTVAAYIKKWFRVFLIAVLLFWYGMTSIAVAPHYLAYFNEIAGGPANGYKYVTDSNLDWGQNLKRLAEFVEQNNINKIKVDYFGGSSPTYYLGNHYEQMNASLGPQKGWIAVSATFLQQGRAVPAKGWKESTTFYKWLDAYKPVTVIGYSIFVYHIE